The sequence GTGGGCCCCGCCGTGGGACAGGTTCTCGGCATGTCCGTGCTCACCTTCGTGAGCGCCGTGGAATCGGCCGGAAAGGGTTCCCTGGTGGTCCGGCGGGCGGTGGAGGGAGGACACGAGCGTGTCGAGGCCCCTCTTCCCGCCATGCTCTCTGTGGTAAAGGAGATCAACACCCCCAGGCTGTGCACCCTGGGAGGAAAGATCCGGGCGAAGAAGACGGAGATTCCCGTCCTCGGGGCGGACGACCTTCCCCTTCCGGCGGAGCATCTCGGCCTTCCGGGATCGCCGACGAAAGTGGTGAAGGTGTCCTATCCCCAGATCACCCGCTCGGGGAAGAAAGTGTCCGCTGCAGACAGCGTGGACGGCGCCGTCGAGGAAATCCTCAGCGTGCTCCGGGGCCGCGGGATCGTGTAGGAGGAAACCGCCATGAACGTAGAATACCGCGGAGTCTGGACCCTCAGCGAAGTGAGGGATGGCCGGATTCATCCCGTTTCATACGAGCTTCTCGCCTGGGGCAGGGACCTTGCCGACACCCTGGGCGTGCCCCTTTCGGCTGTGCTCCTCGGCTCCGGCGTCACGGAACAGGCCCCTGACCTGATCGTCCACGGAGCGGACCAGGTGTACGTG is a genomic window of Aminivibrio pyruvatiphilus containing:
- a CDS encoding electron transfer flavoprotein subunit beta/FixA family protein, with the translated sequence MRIGVLVKQVPATENVRIDEETGTMVREGVEAELNPLDLHAVEEAVRLKDRLGEGTEITVISMGPPQAQKAVRAAIAMGCDRGLLLSDRRFAGSDTLATARTLAAGVKKAGGFDILLSGERATDGETGQVGPAVGQVLGMSVLTFVSAVESAGKGSLVVRRAVEGGHERVEAPLPAMLSVVKEINTPRLCTLGGKIRAKKTEIPVLGADDLPLPAEHLGLPGSPTKVVKVSYPQITRSGKKVSAADSVDGAVEEILSVLRGRGIV